CGGCTCCACGCGTCCGCAGCAGACGACCATTCGCTCAGCGCCGATGGCGATTACGATGCAGATGCGCGTCGACGTCGGGCCCACGCGTGAACAGCAGCAGCTGTTGCAGCAGCTCGATCGTGGTCGCTCGCGTGCCGGCAACAAGCCGACGTTGCAGCAGCTCCGCGGCACGGCGACGTCCGGCATCATCAACCCGATGCAGCAGCTGCTCCAGCAGTCGGACACGCTCAAGCTCACGCGCAAGCAGGCGGACAGTCTGGCCACGCTCAACCGCTACTTCGTGCTGCGTTCCGATACCATCTGGAACCCGGTCACCAAGTTCCTGAACGAGTTGCCCGACAAGTACAACCATGATGCGGCGTACGGGCGCTACAAGGATGCTCGCGAGCAGACCATCGACATCCTCATCCGGTTCGCGCCTGGCATCAAGAGCATGCTCACGCAGGAGCAGATCCGCGTGCTCCCCACGTCGCTGGTCAGCTTCCTCGACAAGCGCACCTTGCAGGGATTGCGCTCAGGAACGTCTGGCAACAACCGGTTCGGCATGGGTGGTATGGGCGGCGGCGGCGGCGGCCGAGGAGGCAACTGATCATGTCTGACCTGACGAATCGAAATTTCTCTCGACTACAGAGTGGTACTCGCATGAGCGTGTCGCGTACGAAGTCTGCGACGTGGACGATGGTTGGCGTGTCGATTCTGGCCGCCACCGCATCGACCGCGTCCGCGCAGGTGTCGCCGGAAACCCCGTCCACCTCGACGGTTCCGGTGCGGGAAGTGACGGCACCGTTGGCCAAGGCCACGCGTCCGATCAACGGCGCGAACATGCTGCGCGCGCTCCCCGACGGCTCGATCTTCATCAACGACGTGCAGCGTCGCCAGCTGCTGCGCTTCGACCCCACGCTGCAGAACGTGGTGGTCGTAGCCGACACGGCGGCGGGTGCGCTCATGCCGTACGGTCAGCGCCCGATCGGCTTGATCCCGTATCTCGGCGACTCATCGATCGTGGTCGACCCGGCTACGCTGTCGATGGTGGTGCTGAACAAGGACGGCAAGACGGTGCGCGTGATGGCGTCACCGCGCACGAACGATGTGAACACGCTGTCCAACATGAACCTCGGGTCGCACGCTTTCGACCAGAAGGGTCGCTTGTACTATCGCCAGGGCAACGCCGGCGGTGGTCCCGGTGGCGGTGGCATGGCGATGATGTTCGGAAGCGGCAACGATCGTGGCGGTGGTGGTGGTCGTGGCGGTCAGCCTGGCGGGCAGGGTGGTAACAACCAGCAGCAGAACCGGGGCGGCGCGCAGGGTGGGCGTCCTGGCGGCGACGCTGGCGGGTTCGGTGGTGGCGCTCCGGGCGGCGGCCAAGGCGGGCAGCCGTTCGGTGGCCCCGGCGGTCGCGGCTTCAACCCGCAGAGCCAGCCGGATTCGGTGCCCATCGTGCGCGTCAACTTCGACACGCGCAAGGCGGACACGGTCGCGTTCGTGAAGGTGCCCAAGAACGAAACGCAGATGACGCGTGGCGAAGACGGCAGCACGAAGATCGCGATCAAGATCAACCCGCTGCCGCAGGCCGATGATTGGGCGCTGTTGAACGACGGCACGGTCGCCGTGATGCGCGTGCTCGACTTCCATGTGGATTACTACCGTCCTGATGGTTCGCACATCGCGTCGGACAAGCTGCCGTTCGACTGGAAGCGCATCACCGACGACGACAAGACCAAGCTGGTGGATTCGCTACAGACGCTGGCCAAGGCGGCCACCGAGCGAGCCGCTGGTAACGCGGGCGGCGGCGGTGGGTTCCGCATGTCGTTCGAGCCCGTGGCCGCTGAGAAGCTGCCCGACTACTACCCGCCCATCCGCGCCGGCACCACACTGGCCGACTTCGATGGCAACCTGTGGGTGCTTCCCGCCACGTCGAACCTGTCGGCGCAACTCGCGACGCAGTTCATGGGTGGCATGGGCGGTCGTGGTGGCCCTGGTGGCCCGCCGGGCGCTCCCGGAGCCGCTGGCGCGGCTGCTGGTGCTCCTGGCGCTCCGCGCGCCGCCGGTGACACCACGCGTGGCAGCATGCCCGCTGCCGCGATGGGCATGATGGCGGCCATGATGAACCAGCCGCCGCTCGTGTACGACGTGATCAGCCCCGCGGGCAAGATGATCGAGCGCGTGAAGCTGCCTGCCGGTCGTCAGCTCCTCGGCTTCGGCCCCAACGGCGCCATCTTCCTCGGCGCCCGTGAGGGCCGTCAGATCATGGTTGAGAAGGTGATGCGGAAGGAGTGATGCACCGCTGATGCAAACAAACCGCCCCGGAGCTTCATGCTGCGGGGCGGTTTGTTGTTTGGGGCATTGCGCTACAACAACAGCAACAGCTCACCGCGGATTCGCACGAATGGTCGCGAATGATCGTCGTAGAGCGGGGGCCTGTCCGCAGGCGCGACGCCCAATTTCATTATGCTGTTCATCCGCGAGCACCTGCGGCAATTCGCGGTCAAGTTGCTGTTTATACGGGTCTTTCACCGCGACGCGGAACGCGCAGTGGTGCAACACGGCACAACCTCACCGCGAGTTGAGCGAATGGTCGCGGACGATCGTCGCAGAGCAGGACTCGGTCCGCAGGCGCGACGCCCAATTTCATTATGCTGTTCATCCGCGAGCACCTGCGCCAATTCGCGGTCAAGCAGTTTGTGAAACGCAAACCGCCCCGGAGCCAATTGCTCCGGGGCGGTTTGTCATTCAGCGGCCACCGTCAGCGCCGAGCCTCAGCCCTTCGGACCCGCGCCCAGAATCGCCGGCGACACGGCCGCGCCGAACTTCGTGATGTTGTCGCGGAACATGCCCGCCAGCTTGCTCGCTTGCGCATCGTACGCGGCACCATCGGCCCACGTGCTGCGCGGGTTCAGCACGTCGCTCGGCACGCCATCGATGGCATTGGGCAGGTGCAATCCAAAGATCGGATCAGCGGCGAAGCTCGCGTTGGCCAACGAGCCGTCGAGCGCCGCACGCACCATCGTGCGCGTGTAGCTCAGCTTCATGCGCTGACCAACGCCGTATGCGCCGCCGCTCCAGCCGGTGTTCACCAGCCACACCTGCGAGCCGTGCGTACGCAGCAGTTCGCCCAGCATCTCGGCGTACTTCGTGGGGTGCCACACCAGGAACACGGCGCCGAAGCAGGCCGAGAACGTGGCCTGAGGCTCCGTGACGCCGCGCTCGGTGCCGGCCACCTTGGCTGTGTAGCCCGACAGGAAGTAGTACATCGCCTGCTCGGGCGTGAGCTTGGCAATCGGCGGCAACACACCGAAGGCGTCGGCGGTGAGGAACACCACGTTCTTCGGGTGTCCACCGCGGCCGCTCGGCACGTGGTTCTTGATGTAATGGAGCGGATACGACGCGCGCGTGTTTTCGGTGATCGACTGATTGGCGAAGTCCACCGAACGCGACGGCTCGTTGAGCACGACGTTCTCGAGCACCGTGCCGAACATCTGCGTGGTCTGATAGATGTCGGGCTCGTTCTCGGGCGACAGGTTGATCACCTTCGCGTAGCAGCCACCTTCGAAGTTGAACGTGCCTTCGGACGACCAGCCATGCTCGTCGTCGCCGATGAGACCGCGCGTGGGGTCGGCCGAGAGCGTCGTCTTGCCCGTGCCCGACAGACCGAAGAACAGCGCCGTGTCGCCGGCGGGGCCGATGTTGGCCGAGCAGTGCATCGAGAGCACACCCTGCTTCGGCAGCAGGTAGTTCATGACCGTGAACATCGACTTCTTGAGCTCACCGGCATAGCGCGTGCCGCCAATGAGGATCGTCCGCTCGGCGATGTTGAGCACGATGAACGTGGTCGTGCGCGTGCCGTGCTTTGCCGGGTCGGCCTGGAATTCCGGTGCGTGATACACCGTGAAGTTCGGCGCAAACGTGGCCAGCTCTTCGACCGCCGGGCGGATGAACATGTTGCGCACGAACGACGCGTGCCACGCATTGGGCAGCACGTACCGCACGCTGAGACGCGTGGCCGGATCGGCGCCGCAATACAGGTCCTGCACGAACAGTTCGGGCAGCGTGTTCAGATACTGCTTCACATCGGCTTTCAGCGCTTCGTAGTGCGCCTGCGCCATGGGCTGATTCACCTTGCCCCAGTCGACATCGGCCTCACTCGACGACTCCTGCACCACGAACTTGTCGTTCGGCGAACGGCCCGTGTGCGGCGACGTGACCGCCACGAACGGCCCCATTTCAGCCAACCGCCCCTCGCCACGACGGATCGCCGCCTCGACGAGTTCGGAAGCGACGAAGTTCCAGTGAACCTCGCCGCTCGGTTTGAGGCCCTGGGGAGCGAGGCCTTCAAGGCTCTCGCGACGAACGGCAGCGGACGGGGTGACCTGTGTCGCCATGGTGCGACCCTCACGGAAAACGGACGGCGGGACAGGCGCAGTCGAGCGCGCACGGTGCAGCGCTTGACCTGTCCTGCGGGAGGTATGCTTCAGAGATGTGAAACTGCGAGCGACTGGTTCGGCCTTCATTCGGTCGAGCAGCGAACCGAGAATGAAACATGACGGACGAGGCCCGCTGGCTCAAGCGGATTTGCCCCTTTTCCTGCATGAATTCTCAGTACGGTTGCATGGCACCTGCCCGCGTCAGAGCGTAATGTCGGCCGCTCGCCCCAGGAGATTTCGCAGCGTGTTGCGATCGCGATCGGTGGGTGCGCTCACGGTCGGTCGCGTGTACATCACGTCGGTGGTTTGCGGACTATGGCCACCGATACCCACGGCGTGCCCCATCTC
This region of Gemmatimonas groenlandica genomic DNA includes:
- the pckA gene encoding phosphoenolpyruvate carboxykinase (ATP), whose translation is MATQVTPSAAVRRESLEGLAPQGLKPSGEVHWNFVASELVEAAIRRGEGRLAEMGPFVAVTSPHTGRSPNDKFVVQESSSEADVDWGKVNQPMAQAHYEALKADVKQYLNTLPELFVQDLYCGADPATRLSVRYVLPNAWHASFVRNMFIRPAVEELATFAPNFTVYHAPEFQADPAKHGTRTTTFIVLNIAERTILIGGTRYAGELKKSMFTVMNYLLPKQGVLSMHCSANIGPAGDTALFFGLSGTGKTTLSADPTRGLIGDDEHGWSSEGTFNFEGGCYAKVINLSPENEPDIYQTTQMFGTVLENVVLNEPSRSVDFANQSITENTRASYPLHYIKNHVPSGRGGHPKNVVFLTADAFGVLPPIAKLTPEQAMYYFLSGYTAKVAGTERGVTEPQATFSACFGAVFLVWHPTKYAEMLGELLRTHGSQVWLVNTGWSGGAYGVGQRMKLSYTRTMVRAALDGSLANASFAADPIFGLHLPNAIDGVPSDVLNPRSTWADGAAYDAQASKLAGMFRDNITKFGAAVSPAILGAGPKG